In Marasmius oreades isolate 03SP1 chromosome 3, whole genome shotgun sequence, a single window of DNA contains:
- a CDS encoding uncharacterized protein (CAZy:AA3): MFLLRALAFISPFLILVSAALPSCSESTGAEYDYVVVGAGAGGGPVAARLAESGYSVLVLDAGHDVDNLNTTIPLYFIRAAEDLQPELNYTLDEYPSDFPVQKNDQWYPRARGIGGSTIHNALINIIANTRPEFDSLAQMFNDPTWSRDSMQENFKRIEHNLYLGLPEITEHGFNGWLKTSLNPILDVLNPKYLDAQILGLAAGLTAEALPPILDLNSRAGDDAIGGTMISYTIDENHTRSSVRERLLNVRDSNPGRLTFMLDTLVTKVLLCENSNGVPMAYGVEYAKDGALPVAGNFKGKADLRLSSVTARKEVIVSAGVFQSPQLLMLSGIGNSTHLLENDITPVVNLPGVGNNLQDHDEVAVIWQMKQNFSLFNGCTFGSDPGQDPCLKDWQDQGRMNIYSFGPSLEAYTYKSQPEYSVPDILTYVIPGHFEGFVRGFPEKAASIHNAVTAVNLKARPSSRGTVRLTGSHPQDRLAIKKEHFQSELGPQDVRDLREAIKRSRQIMKSLLIAGFVNKEVFPGEQAQTDEEIEKHVYENIFGHHACCTNAMGTDSDTNAVLDGDFKVRGVDNLRVVDASSWPVVPGYFVTTPIYMMSEKAADVILKA; the protein is encoded by the exons ATGTTCTTGCTACGGGCTCTCGCGTTCATCTCACCTTTCTTGATTCTGGTATCTGCTGCGCTCCCGTCGTGCTCTGAATCAACGGGTGCCGAGTACGATTACGTCGTGGTCGGTGCGGGTGCAGGTGGTGGTCCAGTGGCTGCAAGGTTGGCTGAATCGGGATATTCTG TACTCGTTCTGGACGCCGGTCATGATGTCGACAACCTCAACACAACAATCCCTCTGTACTTTATCCGAGCCGCAGAAG ATCTGCAGCCTGAACTGAACTATACCCTCGATGAATATCCGTCCGACTTTCCTGTTCAAAAAAACGATCAGTG GTATCCGCGTGCACGCGGTATTGGGGGCTCGACT ATTCACAACGCTTTGATCAATATTATTGCCAACACGCGCCCAGAATTTGATAGCCTTGCTCAAATGTTCAACGATCCTACCTGGTCAAGGGACAGCATGCAGGAGAATTTCAAGCGGATTGAGCATAACTTGTATCTTGGTCTTCCCGAAATTACCGAGCACGGCTTCAACGGGTGGCTCAAGACCAGTTTGAATCCTATTCTCGATGTATTGAACCCGAAGTACTTAG ATGCCCAAATTTTAGGATTAGCCGCTGGACTCACTGCAGAAGCATTGCCCCCAATACTGGACCTGAATAGCCGTGCGGGGGATGATGCCATCGGTGGAACCATGATCAGCTATACCATAGACGAAAATCACACTCGATCCTCTGTTCGTGAAAGACTTTTGAATGTTCGCGACAGTAATCCTGGAAGACTGACGTTCATGCTGGATACATTGGTGACCAAGGTCCTGCTGTGCGAGAATTCCAACGGTGTGCCAATGGCTTACGGGGTCGAGTATGCCAAGGACGGTGCTTTACCGGTGGCTGGTAACTTCAAGGGTAAAGCAGATTTAAGGCTATCGTCGGTGACCGCACGAAAGGAGGTAATTGTCAGTGCCGGTGTGTTCCAGAGCCCACAACTT TTGATG CTTTCAGGAATAGGCAACAGCACTCACCTGCTAGAGAATGATATCACCCCGGTGGTCAACTTGCCTGGAGTTGGGAACAATCTTCAAG ACCATGATGAGGTGGCTGTCATCTGGCAAATGAAACAAAATTTTTCTCTCTTCAATGGTTGCACGTTTGGGTCTGACCCTGGCCAAGATCCTTGCTTGAAAGACTGGCAAGACCAAGGAAGAATGAATATTTACTCGTTTGGACCCTCCCTTGAGGCCTATACGTACAAGTCCCAGCCTGAGTATTCGGTCCCAGATATACTCACTTACGTGATACCAGGCCACTTTGAAGGCTTTGTTAGAG GATTCCCGGAAAAGGCCGCTAGCATCCACAATGCAGTGACCGCTGTCAATCTCAAGGCACGCCCCTCCTCGAGAGGTACGGTGAGGCTAACAGGCTCCCACCCGCAAGACCGCCTTGCCATCAAGAAGGAGCATTTCCAGAGCGAACTAGGCCCGCAAGATGTTCGAGACCTTCGCGAAGCAATCAAGCGTTCGAGACAAATTATGAAGTCACTCCTGATTGCAGGCTTTGTGAACAAAGAGGTCTTCCCCGGTGAACAGGCGCAAACCGATGAGGAGATCGAGAAACATGTCTATGAGAATATCTTCG GTCATCACGCTTGTTGTACAAATGCAATGGGCACCGATAGTG ATACCAACGCTGTCCTCGATGGCGATTTCAAAGTCCGTGGAGTAGACAACCTGCGGGTCGTTGACGCGAGCTCATGGCCAGTCGTTCCGGGCTACTTTGTGACCACGCCGATATACATG ATGTCGGAGAAAGCGGCGGATGTTATACTCAAGGCA
- a CDS encoding uncharacterized protein (BUSCO:EOG09260CMZ): MEFPEFIQGSSSSHQHLFDEEGYEEEGSQEYPSSNSDTSEDDRDEEEEDDDEVTKKLEELEGEGDEINEIEGDFDRLVRDIRERNDSSLSRDWDITIEDQEEAFRDDLRAASGIGRRKGRKKGTTRATGPTLSHQVKSLLGDGNQAFVDGDSQTAIKIMQEVIRIEPRAAGAWTVLAQCYEEMGQHDRALQLRIMAAHLKLDPEEWSWLARQSRDLGFHQQALYCYRKVYNLDPSNVDALWDRAILAKEIGELRTARHSFLAILRRISHDLTVLSELRPILIDLGDFSTCASLFQEAFEHYQKLAPTGQTAGQTEAVEGGGFGLLNILVLADLYNTLQEYEKAATAIRVGCRWLQGRGGQMYWDSMDDDREYDTDEMPTRNSQSGDETSEAGRYPLDVNARHRLALARIKMGETEEGIRHANVVLAEDVLDYAPLFVEIADAYFEREMYAEARPVYEALGTDPNTSSVYILTQTAACLRALGELKDAAEIYEHVRTADPTNNEAKMKLAEVYEILGETRKALDLVYQVIDSRKRRPKTSSQTGTSQTPSMASSSLFVEERNKKPSKNRENRLSSAQLRELEAQKEKEVMKAYVRLEEIWSGMLEERKKGTAARLASTSDDKQGEWVVRDEAEDEEGHLEREWMIEAEKLVETFRETRNLFLTSRNDFFRGMFPNRGRGGKKGNEEETEERMASRLQLDLENESANRIKVKFDGVNEFRGVSFKNWLRVILQYCFILTKRRQYEVADEILRHVLISNAYLAPEYQITIRLALTACAIQTNHPHIVVEQTRKLITNNQFNNEMYRLLMASLSSGLKPTDSFITSTLQKFIFREMKLADAGVNNRDSLRWNPLNKRWAPVSSNGQGKRGAVEEEGDEGDEDEGQGAIPRLQDTAQDEKDKRTPLPTKNNPLPLALYGQMCIAAKSYQSAIFYLLRAYDFCPQDPMICLCLAIASIGRAMQRQSDNRHHLITQGLAFLSQYRKLRRSDGIYLGEVEFNFGRTFQQLGLHSLAAKHYQRVLDMAEKEPGNEDENVSVTREAAYNLALIYVTTGAAPLADELYRRWLSI; the protein is encoded by the exons ATGGAGTTTCCGGAATTTATACAAGGGTCAAGCTCGAGTCATCAACATTTATTTGATGAGGAGGGATATGAGGAGGAAGGGTCACAAGAATACCCTAGTTCGAATTCCGATACAAGCGAAGACGACcgtgatgaagaagaagaggacgacgacgaagtgACAAAAAAGCTGGAAGAAttagaaggagaaggggatGAGATAAACGAGATCGAAGGCGATTTCGA TCGCTTAGTTCGAGATATCCGGGAACGAAATGATAGTTCTCTTTCCCGAGACTGGGATATTACTATTGAAGATCAAGAGGAAGCCTTTCGCGATGATCTGCGCGCTGCTTCTGGTATAGGACGGCGAAAGGGCAGGAAG AAAGGCACTACCAGAGCTACTGGGCCAACCCTCTCGCACCAGGTCAAGTCTCTTCTTGGAGACGGAAACCAAGCCTTTGTCGATGGTGATTCACAAACGGCCATAAAGATAATGCAAGAGGTCATCCGTATTGAGCCACGGGCAGCAGGCGCTTGGACTGTATTGGCACAATGTTATGAGGAAATGGGCCAGCACGATAGGGCGCTGCAGCTGCGGATAATGGCTGCGCATTTGAAGCTCGACCCAGAAGAGTGGAGCTGGTTGGCTCGGCAGTCAAG GGACCTCGGTTTCCACCAACAGGCCCTTTATTGTTATCGCAAAGTCTACAATCTTGATCCATCAAACGTTGATGCTCTCTGGGATAGAGCTATTCTAGCCAAGGAAATAGGTGAACTCCGTACAGCTAGACACTCATTCCTTGCGATTCTGAGGAGAATCTCTCATGACCTCACTGTCCTGAGCGAATTGCGGCCTATTCTGATCGACTTGGGCGACTTCAGCACTTGTGCCTCGCTTTTTCAAGAGGCTTTTGAACACTACCAAAAGCTAGCTCCGACTGGCCAGACAGCGGGACAAACAGAAGCTGTAGAAGGAGGAGGTTTCGGCTTGCTCAACATTCTTGTTTTGGCGGACCTTTACAACACACTACAAGAGTATGAGAAAGCTGCTACTGCAATCCGTGTCGGTTGTCGATGGCTTCAGGGGAGAGGGGGACAGATGTATTGGGATTCAATGGATGACGACAGGGAGTATGATACGGACGAAATGCCGACCAGGAACTCCCAAAGcggagatgaaacaagtgaAGCGGGGAGGTACCCATTGGATGTGAACGCAAGACATCGGCTAGCCCTTGCCAGGATCAAGATGGGAGAGACTGAAGAGGGGATC CGTCACGCGAACGTCGTTCTTGCAGAAGACGTACTAGACTATGCACCTCTTTTTGTGGAAATTGCCGATGCCTATTTTGAACGGGAGATGTATGCGGAAGCCAGACCAGTTTACGAGGCACTGGGTACAGACCCGAAT ACAAGCTCCGTCTATATTTTAACCCAGACTGCAGCGTGCTTAAGAGCACTAGGTGAATTGAAGGACGCCGCCGAGATTTATGAACATG TGAGAACTGCGGATCCAACCAATAATGAAGCAAAAATGAAGCTGGCCGAAGTCTACGAAATACTTGGAGAGACGAGGAAGGCCCTTGATTTGGTGTATCAGG TCATTGATTCTCGAAAACGCCGCCCAAAAACATCGAGTCAAACCGGGACTTCGCAGACGCCCTCCATGGCTTCAAGTTCCCTCTTCGTAGAAGAGCGTAACAAGAAACCTAGTAAAAACCGGGAAAACCGTCTTTCATCCGCTCAGTTACGGGAGCTGGAAGcacagaaggagaaagaggtgATGAAAGCTTATGTACGACTCGAAGAAATCTGGTCAGGGATGTTAGAGGAACGAAAGAAAGGGACGGCTGCTAGGCTTGCTTCCACAAGTGATGATAAGCAGGGAGAGTGGGTGGTGAGGGACGAagcagaagacgaagaaggccATTTAGAGAGGGAATGGATGATTGAAGCGGAGAAACTGGTTGAGACGTTTAGAGAGACTAGGAATTTGTTCTTGACCAGCCGA AACGATTTCTTCCGAGGGATGTTCCCTAACAGAGGAAGGGGTGGAAAGAAAGGgaatgaagaagaaacagaggaGAGGATGGCTTCGAGATTGCAGCTAGATTTGG AAAACGAATCGGCGAACCGAATTAAAGTAAAATTCGATGGAGTCAATGAATTCCGAGGAGTCTCTTTCAAAAACTGGTTACGCGTCATTCTGCAG TATTGCTTCATATTGACGAAGCGTAGGCAATACGAAGTAGCAGATGAGATTCTACGGCATGTATTGATCTCAAATGCCTATCTGGCTCCCGAATATCAGATTACGATTCGTTTGGCATTGACCG CATGTGCAATTCAAACTAACCACCCGCACATCGTAGTCGAACAAACACGCAAACTAATAACCAACAATCAGTTCAATAACGAAATGTATAGGCTACTTATGGCCTCCTTATCGTCTGGTTTGAAACCTACCGACTCGTTCATCACATCTACCCTCCAAAAGTTTATATTTCGAGAAATGAAACTAGCTGATGCAGGGGTGAACAATCGTGATAGTTTGAGATGGAATCCGTTGAATAAGAGATGGGCACCTGTCTCAAGTAATGGTCAAGGCAAACGGGGAGCagtggaagaggagggtgaTGAGggtgacgaggacgagggcCAAGGCGCCATACCTCGATTGCAAGATACCGCACAAGATGAAAAGGATAAAAGGACGCCGTTACCGACGAAGAACAATCCGCTCCCTCTCGCCCTTTATGGCCAGATGTGTATCGCGGCCAAAAGCTACCAGAGCGCCATTT TCTATCTACTTCGAGCATACGATTTTTGTCCACAAGATCCGATGATCTGTCTATGTCTAGCTATCGCATCGATAGGGCGCGCAATGCAGAGGCAGTCCGATAACAGACATCATTTGATTACACAG GGCCTCGCATTCCTCTCCCAATACCGCAAACTTAGGCGATCGGATGGTATATATCTCGGAGAGGTAGAGTTTAATTTTGGTCGGACCTTCCAGCAGTTAG GTTTACATTCCCTCGCTGCGAAACACTATCAACGTGTATTGGACATGGCAGAGAAGGAGCCAGGAAATGAAGATGAG AATGTTTCTGTAACGAGGGAAGCCGCGTATAATCTCGCGTTGATCTACGTCACGACAGGAGCAGCGCCTCTGGCGGATGAACTCTACCGTCGATGGCTATCGATATAA
- a CDS encoding uncharacterized protein (BUSCO:EOG09260CMZ) — protein MQEVIRIEPRAAGAWTVLAQCYEEMGQHDRALQLRIMAAHLKLDPEEWSWLARQSRDLGFHQQALYCYRKVYNLDPSNVDALWDRAILAKEIGELRTARHSFLAILRRISHDLTVLSELRPILIDLGDFSTCASLFQEAFEHYQKLAPTGQTAGQTEAVEGGGFGLLNILVLADLYNTLQEYEKAATAIRVGCRWLQGRGGQMYWDSMDDDREYDTDEMPTRNSQSGDETSEAGRYPLDVNARHRLALARIKMGETEEGIRHANVVLAEDVLDYAPLFVEIADAYFEREMYAEARPVYEALGTDPNTSSVYILTQTAACLRALGELKDAAEIYEHVRTADPTNNEAKMKLAEVYEILGETRKALDLVYQVIDSRKRRPKTSSQTGTSQTPSMASSSLFVEERNKKPSKNRENRLSSAQLRELEAQKEKEVMKAYVRLEEIWSGMLEERKKGTAARLASTSDDKQGEWVVRDEAEDEEGHLEREWMIEAEKLVETFRETRNLFLTSRNDFFRGMFPNRGRGGKKGNEEETEERMASRLQLDLENESANRIKVKFDGVNEFRGVSFKNWLRVILQYCFILTKRRQYEVADEILRHVLISNAYLAPEYQITIRLALTACAIQTNHPHIVVEQTRKLITNNQFNNEMYRLLMASLSSGLKPTDSFITSTLQKFIFREMKLADAGVNNRDSLRWNPLNKRWAPVSSNGQGKRGAVEEEGDEGDEDEGQGAIPRLQDTAQDEKDKRTPLPTKNNPLPLALYGQMCIAAKSYQSAIFYLLRAYDFCPQDPMICLCLAIASIGRAMQRQSDNRHHLITQGLAFLSQYRKLRRSDGIYLGEVEFNFGRTFQQLGLHSLAAKHYQRVLDMAEKEPGNEDENVSVTREAAYNLALIYVTTGAAPLADELYRRWLSI, from the exons ATGCAAGAGGTCATCCGTATTGAGCCACGGGCAGCAGGCGCTTGGACTGTATTGGCACAATGTTATGAGGAAATGGGCCAGCACGATAGGGCGCTGCAGCTGCGGATAATGGCTGCGCATTTGAAGCTCGACCCAGAAGAGTGGAGCTGGTTGGCTCGGCAGTCAAG GGACCTCGGTTTCCACCAACAGGCCCTTTATTGTTATCGCAAAGTCTACAATCTTGATCCATCAAACGTTGATGCTCTCTGGGATAGAGCTATTCTAGCCAAGGAAATAGGTGAACTCCGTACAGCTAGACACTCATTCCTTGCGATTCTGAGGAGAATCTCTCATGACCTCACTGTCCTGAGCGAATTGCGGCCTATTCTGATCGACTTGGGCGACTTCAGCACTTGTGCCTCGCTTTTTCAAGAGGCTTTTGAACACTACCAAAAGCTAGCTCCGACTGGCCAGACAGCGGGACAAACAGAAGCTGTAGAAGGAGGAGGTTTCGGCTTGCTCAACATTCTTGTTTTGGCGGACCTTTACAACACACTACAAGAGTATGAGAAAGCTGCTACTGCAATCCGTGTCGGTTGTCGATGGCTTCAGGGGAGAGGGGGACAGATGTATTGGGATTCAATGGATGACGACAGGGAGTATGATACGGACGAAATGCCGACCAGGAACTCCCAAAGcggagatgaaacaagtgaAGCGGGGAGGTACCCATTGGATGTGAACGCAAGACATCGGCTAGCCCTTGCCAGGATCAAGATGGGAGAGACTGAAGAGGGGATC CGTCACGCGAACGTCGTTCTTGCAGAAGACGTACTAGACTATGCACCTCTTTTTGTGGAAATTGCCGATGCCTATTTTGAACGGGAGATGTATGCGGAAGCCAGACCAGTTTACGAGGCACTGGGTACAGACCCGAAT ACAAGCTCCGTCTATATTTTAACCCAGACTGCAGCGTGCTTAAGAGCACTAGGTGAATTGAAGGACGCCGCCGAGATTTATGAACATG TGAGAACTGCGGATCCAACCAATAATGAAGCAAAAATGAAGCTGGCCGAAGTCTACGAAATACTTGGAGAGACGAGGAAGGCCCTTGATTTGGTGTATCAGG TCATTGATTCTCGAAAACGCCGCCCAAAAACATCGAGTCAAACCGGGACTTCGCAGACGCCCTCCATGGCTTCAAGTTCCCTCTTCGTAGAAGAGCGTAACAAGAAACCTAGTAAAAACCGGGAAAACCGTCTTTCATCCGCTCAGTTACGGGAGCTGGAAGcacagaaggagaaagaggtgATGAAAGCTTATGTACGACTCGAAGAAATCTGGTCAGGGATGTTAGAGGAACGAAAGAAAGGGACGGCTGCTAGGCTTGCTTCCACAAGTGATGATAAGCAGGGAGAGTGGGTGGTGAGGGACGAagcagaagacgaagaaggccATTTAGAGAGGGAATGGATGATTGAAGCGGAGAAACTGGTTGAGACGTTTAGAGAGACTAGGAATTTGTTCTTGACCAGCCGA AACGATTTCTTCCGAGGGATGTTCCCTAACAGAGGAAGGGGTGGAAAGAAAGGgaatgaagaagaaacagaggaGAGGATGGCTTCGAGATTGCAGCTAGATTTGG AAAACGAATCGGCGAACCGAATTAAAGTAAAATTCGATGGAGTCAATGAATTCCGAGGAGTCTCTTTCAAAAACTGGTTACGCGTCATTCTGCAG TATTGCTTCATATTGACGAAGCGTAGGCAATACGAAGTAGCAGATGAGATTCTACGGCATGTATTGATCTCAAATGCCTATCTGGCTCCCGAATATCAGATTACGATTCGTTTGGCATTGACCG CATGTGCAATTCAAACTAACCACCCGCACATCGTAGTCGAACAAACACGCAAACTAATAACCAACAATCAGTTCAATAACGAAATGTATAGGCTACTTATGGCCTCCTTATCGTCTGGTTTGAAACCTACCGACTCGTTCATCACATCTACCCTCCAAAAGTTTATATTTCGAGAAATGAAACTAGCTGATGCAGGGGTGAACAATCGTGATAGTTTGAGATGGAATCCGTTGAATAAGAGATGGGCACCTGTCTCAAGTAATGGTCAAGGCAAACGGGGAGCagtggaagaggagggtgaTGAGggtgacgaggacgagggcCAAGGCGCCATACCTCGATTGCAAGATACCGCACAAGATGAAAAGGATAAAAGGACGCCGTTACCGACGAAGAACAATCCGCTCCCTCTCGCCCTTTATGGCCAGATGTGTATCGCGGCCAAAAGCTACCAGAGCGCCATTT TCTATCTACTTCGAGCATACGATTTTTGTCCACAAGATCCGATGATCTGTCTATGTCTAGCTATCGCATCGATAGGGCGCGCAATGCAGAGGCAGTCCGATAACAGACATCATTTGATTACACAG GGCCTCGCATTCCTCTCCCAATACCGCAAACTTAGGCGATCGGATGGTATATATCTCGGAGAGGTAGAGTTTAATTTTGGTCGGACCTTCCAGCAGTTAG GTTTACATTCCCTCGCTGCGAAACACTATCAACGTGTATTGGACATGGCAGAGAAGGAGCCAGGAAATGAAGATGAG AATGTTTCTGTAACGAGGGAAGCCGCGTATAATCTCGCGTTGATCTACGTCACGACAGGAGCAGCGCCTCTGGCGGATGAACTCTACCGTCGATGGCTATCGATATAA